The window TAGAGTATAAATCCATTCACAAATAACCTGCAGCCCTGTGTGGTAGTTCCAAACTCCTCTCTATCAAGCTGCAGGCCTCCATACTTCTACTGCATGGTGTTCAGAGTGCTGAGAGCTATGAAGTTTGTTCTCCACTTTGTTTTATTGGATTACCATTGGCAGATTTCTCATTCTTTCCTGCTGTTTAGACATATTAGAAGAGGAAATGCAAGGTGAAAAAAATCCAACCAGAGAAATCTTTCTCAACCGTTTCACTAATGCTGGTGGACAGCAGGAGTATTGTCACCTTAAATTTGTGACCAGTTAAAGAATAAATTCTTAGATTTGTGGTCAATGAATATATTCCCTTACATTTGTGGTTCATAGCAGGAAGAGTGCCAAGTACAATGACGGTTACCAACAGCAGAGCCCATTATATAGGTAGTCAGTTGTAGAATGaacctttacattggtggtcagtagaagatGGGTTCAGGAGAACAAAGGATTAGTGGTAAGAAAAATTAAGAATGTCCAGTACATTGGTCAGTACGAATAATGCtctttatatacagttaggtccataaaaaatttagacagagacaacttttttctaattttggtgctgtacagactttcagctttaattcagtgggttgaacaaaaagattgcaataaaatgtgaggaactaaagccttttttttacacagtcacttcattacaggggctcaaaagtaattggacaatttaaaaaactgaaaataaaatgttaatttctaatacttggatgaaaaccctttgctggtaatgacagcctgtagtcttgaactcatggacatcaccagatgccgggtttcctcctttttaatgctctgccaggcctttactgcaggggCTTTCagttgtgggcctttctgtccgaagtttagtcttcaacaagtgaattgtatgctcaattgggttcagatcaggtgactgacttggccattcaagaatattccacttctttgctttaataaacagaTGGGTTGCATTGGCtgtatattttgggtcattgtccatctgtattatgaaacgcctcccaatcaatgtgactgcttTTAGCTGGAtctgagcagacagtatgtctctgaacacctcagaattaatttggctgcttctgtgctgtgtcacatcatggataaacactagtgtcccagtgccatggcagccatgtaTGCCCAAGCcgtcacactgcctccgccatgttttacagatgatgtggtatgctttggatcatgagctgttccacgccttctccatacttttttcttgccatcattctggtaaaggttgatcttggtttcatctgtccaaagaatgtttttccagaactgtgctggctttctTAGATGTTTTTGAttaaagtccaatctagcctttctattcttgaggcttatgagtggctcacaccttgcagtgcaccctctgtatttactttcatgtagtcttctctttatggtagacttggatatcgatacacctacttcctagagagcgttgttcacttggttggctgttgtgaaggggtttctcttcaccatggaaatgattctgccatcatccaccactgttgtcttccgtggacgtccaggtcttttggcgttgctgagttcaccagtgcttctcatgatgtaccaaactgtagattttgccactcctaatattgtagcaatttctccgatgggttttttctgtttttacagcttaaggatggcttgcttcacctgcatggagagctcctatgaccacaactccaggccttttatctgcttaattgataacgACAACGatggaattgcccacaccagcccatgaaatagcctttgagtcaattgtctaattacttttcagccccagaaatgaagtgattgtgtaaaaaaagttttagttcctcacatttttatgcaatctttttgttcaactcactgaattaaagctgaaagtctgcagttcaacggcatctgagttgtttcatgtaAAACTAAttgcggtaatgtacagaaccaaaagtagaaaaaagttttctctgtccaaatacttatggacttaactgtatgtGACCAGTTAGAGAAGGgactcttacattggtggtcagcaatAGAAAGGCTATCTTGGTGATTCCAAGGAAGAAGCATGCCAGTTACATTGATGGTCAGCTCAAGCAGAGCATATTAGGGAGGTGGTCAGTTGGAGAAAGTACCCTTacgttggtggtcagtagaaaacaTATCTCCTTTGATTAGTGGTAAGAATAAAGAATTACGCTTACAGTGGTCAGCAGGATTGGTGCCCCTTTTTTTACACGAAGgaacccttacattggtggtcatggtTGTGTTccctaacattggtggtcagtattaGAAAGATCCTTATACATAGGGGGATCAAAGAATGCAGAACGCCAAGTACATTATTGATCAGCAAGAGTAGAGTAATTTATATAGGGTGACCTGTAGAAGAAGATacccttacatttgtggtcagttgGAGATGGGTTCCCTTACATCGGttataagaaaaatgaaaaacttcatTGGTGGTTCACAGGATTGGTTCCCCTTAGAAAGGTGACCAAGTAGAGAAAGAACCCTTACATTGATCATCATGGCTGTGTTCCATGGTGGTCAGTATTAGATAGATCCTCTTACATTTGTGGTTTAAAGGATGAAAAATACCAGTTACACTGATGGTCAGCAGAGGTAGAAGACCATTGTATACACCTTACAGATCAATAATCCCCCACAATTAGAAGCACCTTGAAGAATCATTAGTGGATTCAGAAAACTACTGCAAAGGTAACACTGGAATATCCCCAgcctttatttttatgaatttttaaaactatatatcaTTTGGTACTGATGAACAGAAATTCATCAGATTCAAATGAAGTGCGAATTGTAATATGCCAACTGGAAAAATAGATAAGTAATAAATGAATagtaaaaacaacacaataataaaaaaaaaaaacaatctagtAATGTGAAGTGCTATCAGAGTACTGTAAAGGTAACAGCGACATCCTGTGGCCACTTGAACAACTACAATTTCTTCTAATAGCAATTCCTCGGATAATTAAAGTTTACCTAGTTGTAGACTACAGAAGCCAAGCTATAAAtacttgatatatatattttttcttttctgtttttaattctAACTCTTTGTCCTTGCTGGTTGACATCAGTCTCCAACACCATCTTCTGCCCTGTTAGAAGCAGCCCTGCAGGGCAGAACCCACGGGACATCCTATAGAGGATTGTTTCATCTATCCCAGGCAGACTTGAACCCTTCTGGTCTCACCATTTGGTTGCTGCATCCTGTTTATTGGCACCCATCgcccttctgtgctcctttcctgtgtgaacctgctttggcACTTGGAAAGTGATACTGGAATTTAATTTTAttctgtatcattatatttactagtctcattaagcttcatcctgaagaagGGGTGTTACACCCCAAAACGTGTcgatgatacactggcacttcttgtgagacgtgctataatgtttcaactatgtgTTTATGCtgatacttttatgaaaaagtgcatgtatgtctgtatattgtagtATAGGGAAACAGTGGTTCCCATAATGGGGCACTGCAAAAATCACTGTTTCCTACTTTCCTTtttgatgtaccaataaaatgttgtaggagttttatatatgccattaaagtcccgtttctctgcacatatcaatttgcAGAATTGAgcacacatttaataatataaatttgtatgcctttaataaatcttttgcaagagtaaatacaataaaaaagcagatcTAAAGTAAAAAGTCtccattttggataaaatggggtGGCCTTTGATTTGGATTACTTTCATTTTCAGTCCCTGCAAGGTCACCAGGGCAAAGAATGAGAATCTCCTAAAGAGGagcacagaaagcaataaaaacataaggGATATACTAAACTCTGGAAGCAATGCTCAGAGAAGGCAGACAAAAGACAAATGACCAGAAATGCCATCTGTTGTCCACCTGCAGCTGATCTACTTCCACAACTGGATTACCatgttttgttctgctttgtgTCTCTGTAGTGGTGGCCatattggtagaggcagggcatggcttcatgtcagagcctccagcaaggagaacaatgaacaTCACAGTAGGAATATCAAAACTTATCATTAGTAGCAGAAGTACCTCTAATCTCAAGCTGTGCAGTTGTGGTGTGCCTAGGCATACAACATGGTTGTTAGAATACGGTTTAGGCACAATAAACATTTCTACATGTTACCTGTAACATCAAACCTACACTTTGGTCTGTATTTATAAATTCTGTTCAAATGCCTATGCCAAAGTTTCTTAACCAGTGTTCTATGTGACCCTAGGGTTCTCCCTGAGATTGATagggagcaatgagcaatttgtacctctcagttcagattaggtgacaccatgatctttttggctatctgtaaaggtgacattcttcccactggccagaaatgtaagaggcattcttcccattgaccaataAGTATTGGTTAaccttattcttttaaaaatatatgatatatccatcattaaaaaaagtggATTCCTCAGGTTCGGATCACAATAAAACAATTCTTCGCTTGTTGCCTGCATGTCATATCAAATCACTATATCACTCTCTtccttttcaacatatttttaaagatttgcatCACTGATTTGCACAAAGCAATGTTTTGGGACTCTTCATCACTCCCTTTATCAATTAGGAAGgcctaatgtattttgcaaaaaaaagatgaTGTAAAGCTCTAAAACACTGTGTGAGGTGCTGTCTGATAGACTACTCTATGATTCTGCCAAGGCACCATCCATGACAAAATGGCAGCACAATGTTCAGTATGGCatttagtttacattttctaTACAATCATTTTGTCTGTCACATTAATCCAGTGATTCCCATCCTCTGAGCATTGACCCAGAACAAAAATGCAACATGTTCCCTGATCTGTCTCTGTATGATGATTCCAAATGAGTTGTGGATGAAGGCTAAAACTATGTGTGGAAATCTAGGTATGAGTCACTTACTGTActaatttttaactttattaagcTAAACTCTACAAGTTATAAATGACAAACCCGAACCTGTCTTAGCATCAGCCTCCTACAGTCGCTGTCTAACACAGCTCAGGCAGAGGCGGCCCTTGGGCACTCATGTCCTTTAGTGGCATGTATTAACATGACACATGCTGAAAGAAGGCAGCAGAGTGGCAGATAAGCTCATTATTTTGCTGCTTGTCCTTTTCCTATTCTGTCCCAGGAAGGGTTGGGGACAAGACCTATAAATGTtacttaccttcagcacaaaaaaatatggatgtgcagaaatacaaaacctttgtCAGGTAAACAGATATCAAATGCACTCCATTTGTGTATTTAACTGAccgtctggagttcagctttagtatTATCATCATTTCAGACAACAGagaaaatataataaaccaatttatttttacaacagacAACTAATGATCCTTAGCAACAATCACGGTATTAGAACATTTTCTACCATCATGGTTGGCTGTCCAAACATTCAGTCGAGATTTCTGGGTATGTCCACAACTGTTGTCACTGCCTGGACCCTCACAGAAGAAATCTTATGGCTGCTCCGTGTGCAGCTGAGTGTTGACACCTTAAGGCATGGACGGAGGGGCGTGCGATCTCCTGTAGGTTGTTATTGCCTTTAAGGCTGCATACGAAGGGCACCGTCCAGACGAATCACTTCTCCGTTCAACATGGGGTTCTCCACAATGGACTGTACCAAGTGGGCGTACTCATCAGGATCACCCAGTCTGCTGGGAAACGGGACTTGCTTGGCTAAGAACTCTCTTGCCTTCTCAGGTAGGCCCATCAGGAGAGGGGTGGCAAATAAgcctgagaaaaaaataaatatttggttatACATGTAACCACTTCCACCAATTTTTCTGTTGTAAAATAATCTGtgaaatggaaaaaggaaaaaaatcatttaaaaaacacacaattttcaGGCATCTTATAAAGCCAATAAATATGAGCATTAAAGCATTGAAATGTTCAATATTGCAGATTACCactggctgcattagtttttcatttttggtgTCAATCCCTTTACTTTTACTATAGATATTTTGAACACTACAATGTAGGGTGGCTACGCTAACGCCCCGTCTATATAGGGAGCTATTGTTGCCACCCAGAATGGACAAATACTTTGGCTTTATTTACCTCCATTACATGGGGCTGATTGGATTAGCAGTTCACACTAATAACAGAACCTGGTTTTTGCTTCCAGTTTCACTCACAGCAAGTGAAATAGACTTTGTATTTCAGGCAAGGCCATCAAGTAATTTCTTTTTGTGCTGAAAATATTCTtagcatgaaaaacaaaaataaaagctggCACCATTGGGACTGGTAAGCTGTGATAATGAGAAAAGGAATGAACAGAATCTCTCTCatgctattaataataataaaaaaatattttgtgaatgaaTTGAACCTTTACTTCCCGCAGTCATGTGACCGATATTTGGATCTTGCGCAATAAATGGCTGAGATGCTTGGCAGTTTTCTATTATATTTGACAGTTAACAATCCCTTCACataacaatttttgtttattaaatcaagtGATGCTATCACTTTAAGAAATAAATAAGTACCAGGAGCAATAGTAACAACTCTAATTCCAAGTGGAGCCAGATCCCGAGCGATGGGTAGTGTCATTCCTACAATTCCTCCTTTGGAGGCTGAGTATGCTGCTTGCCCGAcctagaaaagaaaacaaaaaaaaaaaattatataattttatgctTTGTGTTGTATCAAATCCTTTTAGTTTGTTCCATCAAATGCCTACCTGTCCATCAAAAGCAGCAATGCTGGCTGTGTTGACTATGACACCTCTGTGCCCGTCTTTATCCGGTTCATTCTTTATCATCTCTCCTGTTGCCAGGCGAATGACGTTGAAAGTACCCGCAATGTTCACCTGAAATGGCCACTAACAGATTAGGGACTgtgcaatgcaaaaaatatacaatatctgCTACATTTAATCATTTAAGACTTACCAACCTTAAATGAGTTTTGGCAGCTTCAGAGAGAGGGGGGTGCAGCAGATGTGGCTACATACAGCCAATGGGGACTACAACAGTAGCTTATTGTTTACTGAAAATGATAACACTAAGTGACAGGTCACTATATTACCTCATCTGATGCTTTAAACATGAATAAATCTCTGTACATATCTTCGATTTCTGTCtcatcttttgtgatcatttcggTTAAAAGGAGAAAGAATGAGTGCTGTTCACACATTCCTGTTCTGTTTTACGAAGGGGGCGCAATCTGAATGAGTGGCTGTGCTTTCTTCAATAGAAAACGTGATTGTGCCTTGTAGCTCAGGCCTTACCTGATTTGGTCCTGACCCAACCTCCAGCCTAAAAGGAAATTGAGGCTGCACTCCAGTTAGGatggaaaattactttgaagtGAGGCTACCCCTGCACTGGgtgaatgtaaagaaaataaagtttctttACCTTATCCCATGCACTGCAACTGTTAGATAGTCattcagtttaggtctgctttaaccctTGAGTGAGCCCCACTGCAAGGTATGCTATTCATTCTCAAAATTTACAACAACCATCCATTAGGGTATACTGATGAACTATGTTGGGGGATCAAtgcacacatgctagattttcaacaaagatgaatggttgtgcttgtcttgCCATGTCTATTCTGAGGTTGTTCATTATTCCACCCAAGCAGGAATAAGTGGGAGCGACAGCTGTACCTTAATTATCTGGAGCtatggtttctaacagcttagactTCTGCTGTGTGTTTATATAGGAGGCCTGGCAGTTGTCTGTATTCCAAGAAAGAAGATTTCTGTGAGTCTGTTGTGAAGTTtaaagatgaatttctccacaatgcctgcagctacataAATTAATGAGGGcacatttaaagtaataataaaccCTCACTGTATTTCCTCTTTAGCCTCATGTTACTATTAACAACTACCAGGCTAGGACCAAAAGCAATTCTGTGACCAGCAAAATCCATCCAAGTGGAGACTTTGCAGCCTACAGCTCTCCATTGTaaacacacggcagattttctaAGCATTTAGAAACAACTGTAACTTAGAGAATAAACAACTGTTAATACCTGTTAAAACCAGGTAGAGAAGTCAGTagcgccttttttttttaaatccacaccgagcaaagattttatttaagggcataaaaaacataattttcttctgttttaccCATCTGCTGTGCTATGAACTCACATTTATGACCTTCTGGAACTCTTCCAGGCTGTGGGGCATCAGTTTGCTCTTGTTGAATGTTTTAATAGCGACGGCAATCCCTGCACAGTTCACCACAACATTCACTCCACCGAACTTGGAGCGTGCCAGTTCCAGTGCACCGTTCACATCTGACTCTGAGGTCACCTATATTAATCAAAGGACAGCAAAGAACAATGTAATCTTATGTATGTGTGGAATCACCTGGCAGCACAATGTTTACACAAGACctggaaaacacaataaaataaattagggcATTCAGATTCAAAGAGAAAGCTATAGCACCCTTCTCTTTAATACGCCACCCCCCCAGATGAGAAAGTCAAGGCCAACACTGGGACAATGCCAGGGATCTGACTTTGTAAATCTTCATTTGTCTTTCTGACAAGCTGGAGATCACTCAAGTACAAAATAAAAGGTCATGGTGGGTTTATTAGGTAGAAATGGAGAATATAACCCATTTTTTATGAGTTACTACAATCAGCAATACCCAAACACCCAAATCTAATACATGAATGATAAGTTCTGCTGATAAAATTCAATTTGTATGAACAATATGCCAGCAGCTTGCTATTCGGTGTGTTATTGTACATTGTACCGACATTTGGACTCCAATGTTAGATAATTATTACACTTGCCGCAAGGTCAGAATACAGAGGGATGTAGAAATctattaaagctgaacatcaggCAAACATATGACCAACCCTGgtataaaaaaactataaaatctgGGGCTCCTATTAACAATGGCCAACAGTAGTCTGGCAATCTTTgccctttttaatatttattcatctacagcaatgtttcttaaccagtgGTTCCATGGTGCCctagggcagcggtcgccaaccggtggtctgttagaatattttggtggtccgtggctcttgcCGGTGCATTCCGGAGCAGGGTGAGGACCCCGCACCGGCTTAagtcgcggaccatgtcccctgtacagatcccaggctaagggcggtgggtgggttgtgtctctggatttaggctcagatttgcgatgggaaagtgggcgggttctggcatcataacatcaTTAAAggggtccagagccggtaaatttagtggtccgctggtccaaaaaagttggtgaccactgccctggggttcctccagagctggggtgtccaaactttttgcaaagggccagatttggtgaggtgaaaatgtgtgaggGCCGACCAatcagcatgtactcagggttagtgtggatATGGTCTGCGCTGGTCCAGCACAGCATATACACACCAGGGTGACATGCGAGATTCCCTGTGCACCGAGTCTGATGTCAGTgagggctccgtgcagagcacattcttagaatcagagtgggtgtgccgcacagcacacgcccactgtAACctgggggattccctgtgcacacatggggactcctgtcccgCTGAGTAGCTaaccgataattgcaaggcggttgatcaactctaatgaaataaaaatatttgtttttgtacgtgtgtattttatactgtagtGAACAGTGCTGGcggctgcatattattgattttatgacagaggctgtgggccccAATTGGCCCTTGGCCGAACTTTGGATATGcctgctccagaggttgctaggtgttcctcaagcaataagcaatttgcacctctcaggtgaTCTTATGTAAGTGgcaaagggtgacattcttcccactgacccccacactaatatactgtgagctgtgtatatagtaattataggaggggttccctgaaagatatttcaagggtctcccatgttaaaaatctGATTTGAAGGTCATGTGATGCAGGGGTGCTTTTCCTCTTCAGATTTTTTCCAGCAGTGTTTGGTTCTTAAAGTTGCAACAGAGCTGATGGGATGATGCTGGCGCTGCTCTCTGCATCATTACAATGTGATTGAAGGGTACTATGGTGAAGACACCTCAAGGGTGGGTCCACAATGCCATGGCATCTGTGCTGAGTGGTCCTTGCGTGATTCCTGTATCTTCTGGCCCATTCAGAAAAGGATATCAGACAGGTGGTGACATGGATTCGAGGAAGATAAGAGTACCAGGATAGAGCAACGTGTGACCTGGGCATTCTTTTTCTTAGGAGAGAAAAATGGGGTTTAGAGGTGGGGTAGAAGGAAGGCATGAGGGGGGTATGACCTTATGCCCCAAGattggctttaaagcagaacccttttcatactcacctgtcctcattcaaTCCAGGACGCCACTAATCTTCCACATGATTGGACAGGCCAAAGTGACATAACTCCGGCACAGGTGCACCctagtttattcagtcccagcagctgcaggggaacCTGGGATGTACCAGGCATCCTAACAACCAACGGTGAGCTGCCCCCATTGATGAATTCTACGTCTGATATAATGGCTCCCAGGCTATCAAGCCTATTCAATAATTCAGATACTCTCTGATTCAATGAACACGCATGCAAATCAGGAATTTTGACTTTGCTTTCTACATGCTTGATACAGAATCCATAGAAATGCCAAATATAATTAGCAAAAGGATGTCCTTGGTcacagtacaggttctctttagtatTTCTCTTTGATACTGTGCAAATGGCATATAGGACAACCaatcaaaatttaaatatttaaattacaataagAGGATtggttgtatattatatatattcgaTAAAATGGGCCTACACCAGATTATAAACTTACATCTGTGGGAGCAAAGGCACATTTATCACCAAGAGACTTGGCCACGTTGCTGCCATCGGAACTTGGCAAATCCAATATAACGGCGCTGGCTCCCTGGCGCACCAACCGTTCCACCGTGGCCCGGCCAAGACCTGAGGCTCCTCCGGTGACAATGCCAACAAGACCCTGCAAATGAAAAGAGCACATATGAAAACTTGGGGAGACTGAGAAGAGATGTTAGCAGAACCCAAGTGGCTGCAGACCTAACTCTATAAAGGGGTCACCCCTTGTCTGGGGAGCAAGCCTTGATGACATCACTAGTCACATGACCAGGATTTAACCGTGATGGGGACAGCTCCATCTAGAAAATCCCTGGTAGGCGGAGAAAGGGAGTCCAAATCATGTGACTAATTTAGACAAATAGCAGCACACCTTTCAACTTAAGGAGATGAGGTATGAGAAGGGATAGGCAAACTGGCGTTTTAAGAGAATTACATCAGCGTTGTTACCGTGTGCTATTTCGAAGGTGTGAACGGGGTCTAAATCAGAACATAAAGTACATTTGAAGATGTTCTTTTTCATATAAACCAAATTACCAATAAGGAGTTTTGGGTAATGACAGTGCTTGCACCCATAGCAAGCAATCCTGAAGCTAAAACCTGCCCACAAATagacttaggctgcatacacaggtgcaataattgtcattggaagtgAACGAATGACGACCGTTGGccaataatctttaacaaaaaaagtgcacaacgacgccaacgaatgaggaaagtcgctggaaacgaacgaccatcccggtgGATCTCAGTGGCCGACAGtcgttcacaatctattgtgtgtatggtcattcagtgatcgtggatggttctgtggtacactttctctagtagattatttttgaacgatcatttcagcatgtacagaatcgtgcactatacgaccctttaaaataatcgtgcataatcattgatcggtcgttcgacaattattgtacatgtgtacatagcctttgatTTGCTGCTGTTGGGTAAACAAAGTATAAAATGCAGTAACCCCTAGAAACCAATCATAATACGCTTTACTGAaaccagaccaaaaaaaaaaggctgctgaTTGGTTGTTGGACTTTCACCCCtatgaccaccaatgtattggGATGACCCGGGGATACATGTACCCGGTGCTGACAAGGTCAGGTCCGGTGATCACATGACCGCAAGCTGCTAGGCACCCGAGGTCCCCAAGGTGAGTCCTCCCCCACCATGGCTGCTCACCATGGCCGCTCACCATGGCCACCTACACCGCCCCAGACCCATCCAGGAGTTCACAGTCTGCTCACCTTCAAGCTCCGCACACCCGCCATGACTTCCAGAGACCTCGTTAGACTGCCAACCAATCGT is drawn from Pyxicephalus adspersus chromosome Z, UCB_Pads_2.0, whole genome shotgun sequence and contains these coding sequences:
- the HSD17B10 gene encoding 3-hydroxyacyl-CoA dehydrogenase type-2, with product MAGVRSLKGLVGIVTGGASGLGRATVERLVRQGASAVILDLPSSDGSNVAKSLGDKCAFAPTDVTSESDVNGALELARSKFGGVNVVVNCAGIAVAIKTFNKSKLMPHSLEEFQKVINVNIAGTFNVIRLATGEMIKNEPDKDGHRGVIVNTASIAAFDGQVGQAAYSASKGGIVGMTLPIARDLAPLGIRVVTIAPGLFATPLLMGLPEKAREFLAKQVPFPSRLGDPDEYAHLVQSIVENPMLNGEVIRLDGALRMQP